tccccctcagccttttttcctcaccccccAAAGAACgactgcagctgctccacgGGGGCAGCCCAGAAGTTCCCcagccccgcagacacaggcGACAGGAGGCAGAAGAGAGGACAAAGGTAGAAACCCCCTCCCGCACCTCTCACCTTTCTGGCTGAGaaagcagctgcctcctcctgctggctgctcccggcTGCGGGCAGGGCGATGGCTcgggcagctctgcaggctgttctttcttcctcgatgttatttgtgttttcctccgTTTCCCCGGGCGGGAGGGGAGCCGGGAGGGAACACAGACTGGAGACGGGAAGGGTCGTTCCTGAGGCGGAGCCCGGCAGAGAGAGGCGTGCCGCAGCTGCCTGCCGGCGCCCGCCGGGCTCCGGCGTGCCCGCGGTGCCGCTGGGCGCACGGCCCGTGTCCGCACGCCTGGCAATGCCGCGGAGAACGGCTCGGGgcgcgggcaggcagcccaaaCACGGACCTTGGTCCTTCATTTCCCGCCCTTTCTTGCggccatctttgttgtggccGCAGCCACTTCCGGTCGGTcgccatctttgttgtggccGAAGACACGTCCGGTCGGCTGCCGTGTTTCTTGTGGTTCCCTTCGGGCCCTCGCCCCTCACAAAGGCATCCTTCTTATCTCCTGCCTGAACCTTACCCGACGCTGGCAGCGGTGGACGCCGACCGACCCCGCGCTCTTGGCACGGTATTCCGCCTCCATTCCCGGCGCTTGGATGCATCGGGGTGCTGCTTTCGGTTCAAAATGGCGGCGCCCGTGCTTGCCACCCTCTTCCGTACAACATGGCGGCGCCCGTACTTGCCACCCTCTTCCGTACAACATGGCGGCGCCCGTGCTTGCCACCCTCTTCCGTACAACATGGCGGCGCCTGTACTTGCCACCCTCTTCCGTACAACATGGCGACGCCCGTGACCGCCACGTGCTTTCGGTTTAATATGGCCGCGCCCTTGCCCGCCACGTGTTTTTAGGTAAATATGGCATCTCCAACGCGGCCGCGTGGTGCTGGACAAGTGTGCCTGCGACTACATAGTCACGTGTTGCCGGACAGTATGTCGGCGGCCATTCTGCCGTGTGATAGGGGACAGTTTTTGCGGCCCCGATTAAAGTGGTCGGGCCGACAGGGTGACCCGATGACATGGAGGGGCGGGCCGACCCTATGACGCGCGGGAGCGTGGCGAGGCGGTGACGCGGGGGGGGCGTGGCCGCGGCCGTGACGGGAGGGTCGGGG
Above is a genomic segment from Oenanthe melanoleuca isolate GR-GAL-2019-014 unplaced genomic scaffold, OMel1.0 S171, whole genome shotgun sequence containing:
- the LOC130266726 gene encoding uncharacterized protein LOC130266726 → MHPSAGNGGGIPCQERGVGRRPPLPASGKVQAGDKKDAFVRGEGPKGTTRNTAADRTCLRPQQRWRPTGSGCGHNKDGRKKGREMKDQGPCLGCLPAPRAVLRGIARRADTGRAPSGTAGTPEPGGRRQAAAARLSLPGSASGTTLPVSSLCSLPAPLPPGETEENTNNIEEERTACRAARAIALPAAGSSQQEEAAAFSARKRFSCGEAAEKAAWHSPPEWASPDWAPAEDGAVAAPCHSCEIWDCLHAGSSTGDWPKGSGWDTAPTGAALAH